One part of the Stigmatopora argus isolate UIUO_Sarg chromosome 8, RoL_Sarg_1.0, whole genome shotgun sequence genome encodes these proteins:
- the arid3a gene encoding AT-rich interactive domain-containing protein 3A isoform X1, which yields MKLQAVMENLHRQQRAKLLMEQQLQQQAAIQHSHVRPGGGTGGDSISSQAPETEQAQLVALAAMRAAAAGLQRVSDSHMSERSSGSEEEGDDDENDGEEQYKDMMGSDEEEQIKQKWDEEDFEGEMEEDFDEDLAEEGLPTGHSAVVPGKGILLLPHRQLHPHSQLLKARPSVDQEPRIAILPPHATHSHLGQDHGDWTYEEQFRQLYELDGDPKRKEFLDDLFSFMQKRGTPVNRIPIMAKQVLDLYMLYKLVTEKGGLVEVINKKLWREITKGLNLPTSITSAAFTLRTQYMKYLYPYECDKRGLSNPNELQAAIDSNRREGRRQSFGGSLFTYSPNGTPTMLSSPKLSTPSMGLTVGTNGASLTPIQKIKKEEEGGQAYHGVGVPRMPVGALAGHSVAAVQAAAQAAMAAQVAALEQLRDKLEAGEPPEKKMAVPAEEHHRLLQRALQHNLLAMTAQIPMNIRINQQDGRQDTAMNLATNGTSSISMSVELNGVIYTGVLYAQAGAGSAPAGASLSNKPVGSRVSPHHLQQQTTPTSTSSNPVS from the exons ATGAAGCTGCAGGCCGTGATGGAGAACCTGCACAGGCAGCAAAGGGCCAAGTTGTTGATGGAGCAACAGCTTCAGCAGCAAGCAGCCATCCAGCACTcccacgttcgcccaggcggagGAACGGGGGGCGACTCTATAAGCAGCCAGGCTCCTGAGACGGAGCAAGCCCAGCTGGTGGCACTGGCAGCCATGCGTGCGGCGGCGGCCGGGTTGCAGAGGGTGTCGGACAGCCACATGTCGGAGCGCAGCAGCGGCAGTGAAGAGGAGGGTGATGACGATGAAAATGATGGGGAAGAACAATACAAAGATATGATGGGGTCGGATGAGGAGGAGCAGAT CAAACAAAAATGGGACGAGGAGGACTTTGAAGGCGAGATGGAAGAAGACTTTGATGAGGACCTGGCCGAGGAAGGTCTGCCCACAGGCCACAGCGCAGTCGTCCCTGGGAAAGGCATCCTCCTGCTTCCCCACCGCCAGCTCCACCCTCATTCCCAACTGCTGAAGGCTCGGCCCAGTGTTGACCAAGAACCTCGCATTGCCATATTACCTCCACACGCCACTCACAGCCATCTGGGGCAAGATCATGGGGATTGGACCTATGAGGAGCAATTCAGACAG ctgtaCGAACTAGATGGTGACCCAAAAAGGAAAGAATTTCTGGATGACCTTTTTAGCTTCATGCAGAAAAGAG GAACCCCTGTGAATCGTATTCCCATCATGGCCAAGCAGGTGCTGGACCTGTACATGCTCTACAAACTGGTGACGGAGAAGGGCGGTCTAGTGGAGGTCATCAACAAGAAACTTTGGAGAGAGATCACAAAGGGACTCAATCTGCCTACCTCAATCACCAGTGCAGCCTTCACCCTTCGCACACA ATACATGAAGTACCTGTACCCATATGAATGTGACAAGAGGGGGCTGAGCAACCCCAACGAACTTCAggccgccattgacagcaaccGCCGAGAAGGCAGACGACAAAGCTTTGGAGGGTCTCTCTTCACATACTCTCCCAATGGGACACCCACCATGCTGTCTTCACCCAAGCTCTCCACGCCCAGCATGGGCTTGACCGTAGGCACCAACGGTGCCTCTCTCACCCCAATCCAGAAGATTAAAAAAG AAGAAGAGGGCGGTCAGGCTTACCATGGAGTTGGTGTACCTCGCATGCCAGTGGGAGCCCTAGCGGGTCACTCGGTGGCTGCCGTGCAGGCGGCGGCCCAGGCGGCCATGGCGGCTCAGGTTGCAGCTTTGGAACAGCTGAGGGACAAATTGGAGGCGGGAGAACCGCCGGAAAAGAAAATGGCAGTGCCAGCAGAGGAACATCATCGGCTGCTGCAGAGAGCGCTGCAACACAACTTGCTGGCCATGACAGCCCAGATCCCTATGAACATCCGAATCAACCAACAAG ATGGCAGGCAGGACACTGCCATGAATCTCGCAACCAATGGCACAAGCAGCATTAGCATGTCAGTCGAGCTCAACGGAGTCATATACACTG
- the arid3a gene encoding AT-rich interactive domain-containing protein 3A isoform X2 → MKLQAVMENLHRQQRAKLLMEQQLQQQAAIQHSHVRPGGGTGGDSISSQAPETEQAQLVALAAMRAAAAGLQRVSDSHMSERSSGSEEEGDDDENDGEEQYKDMMGSDEEEQIKQKWDEEDFEGEMEEDFDEDLAEEGLPTGHSAVVPGKGILLLPHRQLHPHSQLLKARPSVDQEPRIAILPPHATHSHLGQDHGDWTYEEQFRQLYELDGDPKRKEFLDDLFSFMQKRGTPVNRIPIMAKQVLDLYMLYKLVTEKGGLVEVINKKLWREITKGLNLPTSITSAAFTLRTQYMKYLYPYECDKRGLSNPNELQAAIDSNRREGRRQSFGGSLFTYSPNGTPTMLSSPKLSTPSMGLTVGTNGASLTPIQKIKKEEGGQAYHGVGVPRMPVGALAGHSVAAVQAAAQAAMAAQVAALEQLRDKLEAGEPPEKKMAVPAEEHHRLLQRALQHNLLAMTAQIPMNIRINQQDGRQDTAMNLATNGTSSISMSVELNGVIYTGVLYAQAGAGSAPAGASLSNKPVGSRVSPHHLQQQTTPTSTSSNPVS, encoded by the exons ATGAAGCTGCAGGCCGTGATGGAGAACCTGCACAGGCAGCAAAGGGCCAAGTTGTTGATGGAGCAACAGCTTCAGCAGCAAGCAGCCATCCAGCACTcccacgttcgcccaggcggagGAACGGGGGGCGACTCTATAAGCAGCCAGGCTCCTGAGACGGAGCAAGCCCAGCTGGTGGCACTGGCAGCCATGCGTGCGGCGGCGGCCGGGTTGCAGAGGGTGTCGGACAGCCACATGTCGGAGCGCAGCAGCGGCAGTGAAGAGGAGGGTGATGACGATGAAAATGATGGGGAAGAACAATACAAAGATATGATGGGGTCGGATGAGGAGGAGCAGAT CAAACAAAAATGGGACGAGGAGGACTTTGAAGGCGAGATGGAAGAAGACTTTGATGAGGACCTGGCCGAGGAAGGTCTGCCCACAGGCCACAGCGCAGTCGTCCCTGGGAAAGGCATCCTCCTGCTTCCCCACCGCCAGCTCCACCCTCATTCCCAACTGCTGAAGGCTCGGCCCAGTGTTGACCAAGAACCTCGCATTGCCATATTACCTCCACACGCCACTCACAGCCATCTGGGGCAAGATCATGGGGATTGGACCTATGAGGAGCAATTCAGACAG ctgtaCGAACTAGATGGTGACCCAAAAAGGAAAGAATTTCTGGATGACCTTTTTAGCTTCATGCAGAAAAGAG GAACCCCTGTGAATCGTATTCCCATCATGGCCAAGCAGGTGCTGGACCTGTACATGCTCTACAAACTGGTGACGGAGAAGGGCGGTCTAGTGGAGGTCATCAACAAGAAACTTTGGAGAGAGATCACAAAGGGACTCAATCTGCCTACCTCAATCACCAGTGCAGCCTTCACCCTTCGCACACA ATACATGAAGTACCTGTACCCATATGAATGTGACAAGAGGGGGCTGAGCAACCCCAACGAACTTCAggccgccattgacagcaaccGCCGAGAAGGCAGACGACAAAGCTTTGGAGGGTCTCTCTTCACATACTCTCCCAATGGGACACCCACCATGCTGTCTTCACCCAAGCTCTCCACGCCCAGCATGGGCTTGACCGTAGGCACCAACGGTGCCTCTCTCACCCCAATCCAGAAGATTAAAAAAG AAGAGGGCGGTCAGGCTTACCATGGAGTTGGTGTACCTCGCATGCCAGTGGGAGCCCTAGCGGGTCACTCGGTGGCTGCCGTGCAGGCGGCGGCCCAGGCGGCCATGGCGGCTCAGGTTGCAGCTTTGGAACAGCTGAGGGACAAATTGGAGGCGGGAGAACCGCCGGAAAAGAAAATGGCAGTGCCAGCAGAGGAACATCATCGGCTGCTGCAGAGAGCGCTGCAACACAACTTGCTGGCCATGACAGCCCAGATCCCTATGAACATCCGAATCAACCAACAAG ATGGCAGGCAGGACACTGCCATGAATCTCGCAACCAATGGCACAAGCAGCATTAGCATGTCAGTCGAGCTCAACGGAGTCATATACACTG